A section of the Streptomyces sp. V3I8 genome encodes:
- a CDS encoding MarC family protein, with protein sequence MFDLAVFGSLFLTLFVIMDPPGITPIFLALTSGRPAKVQKRMAFQAVCVAGGVITVFGLLGHRILDYLHVSVPALMIAGGLLLLLIALDLLTGKTDEPKQTKDVNVALVPLGMPLLAGPGAIVSVILAVQKADSVANQVSVWTAILAIHVVLWVVMRYSLLIIRVIKDGGVVLVTRLAGMMLSAIAVQQIINGVTQVVRGG encoded by the coding sequence ATGTTCGACCTCGCCGTTTTCGGCTCCCTCTTCCTCACGCTCTTCGTCATCATGGATCCCCCCGGGATCACCCCGATCTTCCTCGCCCTGACCTCCGGACGACCGGCCAAGGTCCAGAAGCGGATGGCCTTCCAGGCCGTCTGCGTGGCCGGCGGCGTCATCACCGTCTTCGGCCTGCTCGGGCACCGGATCCTGGACTACCTGCACGTGTCGGTCCCCGCCCTGATGATCGCCGGTGGCCTGCTGCTCCTGCTCATCGCGCTCGACCTGCTCACGGGCAAGACCGACGAGCCCAAGCAGACGAAGGACGTCAACGTCGCCCTCGTACCGCTGGGCATGCCCCTGCTCGCCGGTCCGGGCGCGATCGTGTCCGTCATCCTGGCCGTGCAGAAGGCCGACAGCGTGGCGAACCAGGTGTCGGTGTGGACGGCGATCCTGGCCATCCACGTCGTGCTGTGGGTCGTGATGCGGTACTCGCTGCTGATCATCCGCGTCATCAAGGACGGCGGCGTCGTACTCGTGACGCGGCTCGCGGGCATGATGCTCTCCGCGATCGCCGTGCAGCAGATCATCAACGGCGTCACCCAGGTCGTCCGGGGCGGTTGA
- a CDS encoding suppressor of fused domain protein, whose translation MADVLPLVEARLRTALGEPDARAAVTFLGTDRIEVLRFTVPDTAGAAGTGIVRYATLGMSAQPMADPTAVVADPVAGPRAELVLSVRAGGADTDKVLRPLAVLAASPQVEGLVVAPGASLDVGAPLWPGAPFTSVLVAEPGGLVEDLELDAPLDPVRFLPLLPMTPNEAAWKRVHGAGALQERWLTNGTDLRDPARTSVSLD comes from the coding sequence ATGGCTGATGTTCTTCCTCTGGTGGAGGCCCGGTTGCGTACCGCGCTGGGCGAACCGGACGCCCGCGCCGCGGTGACCTTCCTCGGCACCGACCGCATCGAGGTGCTCCGTTTCACCGTCCCGGACACCGCCGGTGCGGCCGGTACGGGGATCGTCCGGTACGCGACACTCGGTATGTCGGCCCAGCCCATGGCGGACCCCACGGCGGTCGTCGCCGACCCGGTCGCGGGCCCGCGCGCCGAGCTGGTCCTGTCGGTACGGGCCGGCGGCGCCGACACCGACAAGGTGCTCCGCCCCCTCGCCGTACTGGCCGCGTCCCCGCAGGTCGAGGGCCTGGTGGTGGCCCCGGGCGCCTCGCTCGACGTGGGCGCCCCGCTGTGGCCCGGCGCCCCCTTCACCTCGGTCCTGGTCGCCGAGCCGGGCGGTCTGGTCGAGGACCTCGAACTCGACGCGCCCCTGGACCCCGTACGGTTCCTGCCGCTGCTCCCCATGACGCCGAACGAGGCGGCCTGGAAGCGGGTGCACGGCGCGGGCGCCCTCCAGGAGCGCTGGCTCACGAACGGAACGGACCTGCGCGACCCCGCACGCACGTCCGTCTCCCTGGACTGA
- a CDS encoding magnesium and cobalt transport protein CorA, protein MSMINNLRAAVRPSLRKDGGAYDTTRSAAESSAVVDCAVYRDGVRLPCDDSLTPHAAIRQVRRDGGFAWIGLHEPTEDEFSGVAAEFGLHPLAVEDAVHAHQRPKLERYDDTLFAVFKTIHYVEHDELTATSEVVETGEVMCFTGRDFFITVRHGGQGSLRALRHRLQDDPELLAKGPSAVLHSIADHVVDGYIAVADALQDDIDDVETEVFSPGRRGGVSRGVDSARIYQLKREILEFKRAVSPLMRPMQLLSERPMRLVDPDIQKYFRDVADHLARVQEQVVGFDELLNSILQANLAQASVAQNEDMRKITSWAAIIAVPTMVCGVYGMNFEHMPELHWRYGYPVIMGITVVLCLGIHRTLKRNGWL, encoded by the coding sequence ATGTCGATGATCAACAACCTGCGTGCCGCGGTCCGCCCCTCCCTGCGCAAGGACGGCGGCGCGTACGACACCACGCGGTCGGCCGCGGAGAGTTCGGCCGTCGTGGACTGCGCGGTCTACCGCGACGGCGTCCGACTCCCCTGCGACGACAGCCTCACGCCGCATGCGGCGATCCGTCAGGTGCGGCGCGACGGAGGGTTCGCGTGGATCGGCCTGCACGAACCTACGGAGGACGAGTTCTCCGGCGTGGCCGCCGAGTTCGGGCTGCACCCGCTGGCCGTCGAGGACGCCGTCCACGCCCACCAGCGGCCCAAGCTGGAGCGGTACGACGACACCCTGTTCGCCGTCTTCAAGACCATCCACTACGTCGAGCACGACGAACTCACCGCCACCAGCGAGGTCGTGGAGACCGGCGAGGTGATGTGCTTCACCGGGCGGGACTTCTTCATCACCGTGCGGCACGGCGGGCAGGGCTCGCTGCGGGCGCTGCGGCACCGGCTGCAGGACGATCCCGAGCTGCTCGCCAAGGGCCCCTCCGCCGTGCTGCACTCCATCGCCGACCACGTCGTGGACGGGTACATCGCGGTGGCGGACGCCCTGCAGGACGACATCGACGACGTGGAGACCGAGGTGTTCTCGCCCGGCCGCCGGGGCGGGGTGTCGCGCGGTGTCGACTCGGCCCGGATCTACCAGCTGAAGCGGGAGATCCTGGAGTTCAAGCGGGCGGTGTCGCCGCTGATGCGGCCCATGCAGCTGCTGAGCGAGCGGCCGATGCGGCTGGTCGACCCCGACATCCAGAAGTACTTCCGGGACGTCGCCGACCACCTGGCGCGGGTGCAGGAGCAGGTCGTCGGCTTCGACGAACTGCTGAACTCGATCCTCCAGGCCAACCTCGCCCAGGCGTCCGTCGCGCAGAACGAGGACATGCGCAAGATCACCTCCTGGGCCGCGATCATCGCCGTGCCGACGATGGTGTGCGGGGTGTACGGCATGAACTTCGAGCACATGCCGGAACTGCACTGGCGGTACGGATATCCCGTGATCATGGGCATCACGGTGGTCCTCTGCCTCGGCATCCACCGGACCCTGAAGCGCAACGGCTGGCTCTGA
- a CDS encoding alpha/beta fold hydrolase, producing the protein MSRPVTFVPPSGARAYRLETARGQFAVIDAGGPVKGTALLLPGFTGSKEDFISLHEPLAAAGYRTVAVDGRGQYETPGPQDDETPYAQGELAQDVLAQLDALATGPEDRFHLVGHSFGGQVARAAVLLEPARFRSLTLVSSGPAEISPSQQQRVKLLRDALAVMDMAQVWEAIRALDDPPEDAEGELDSGLDAGLDDLEVLRRRWLGNSPAQLIAAGRQLCEEPDRVHELAALRLPVHVLSGEIDDTWPVPLLDDMAVRLGAHRTVVRGAEHSPNTDRPRETAGALAAFWDQVG; encoded by the coding sequence ATGAGCAGGCCCGTCACCTTCGTCCCGCCCTCCGGGGCCCGCGCGTACCGTCTCGAAACCGCGCGCGGGCAGTTCGCCGTGATCGACGCGGGCGGTCCCGTGAAGGGGACCGCGCTGCTGCTGCCGGGGTTCACCGGCAGCAAGGAGGACTTCATCTCGCTGCACGAACCCCTGGCCGCGGCGGGCTACCGGACCGTCGCGGTGGACGGCCGGGGCCAGTACGAGACACCGGGCCCGCAGGACGACGAAACGCCCTACGCGCAGGGCGAGTTGGCGCAGGACGTGCTGGCGCAGCTCGACGCGCTCGCCACCGGCCCCGAGGACCGCTTCCACCTCGTGGGCCACTCCTTCGGCGGCCAGGTCGCCCGCGCGGCCGTCCTGCTGGAGCCGGCCCGTTTCCGTTCGCTCACCCTCGTCTCGTCCGGGCCCGCGGAGATCTCCCCCTCCCAGCAGCAGCGGGTGAAGCTGCTGCGGGACGCGCTCGCCGTGATGGACATGGCGCAGGTCTGGGAGGCGATCCGGGCGCTGGACGATCCGCCGGAGGACGCCGAGGGCGAGCTGGACTCCGGCCTGGACGCCGGCCTGGACGACCTGGAGGTCCTGCGGCGGCGCTGGCTCGGCAACAGCCCGGCCCAGCTCATCGCGGCGGGCCGGCAGCTGTGCGAGGAGCCCGACCGCGTGCACGAGCTGGCGGCCCTGCGGCTGCCCGTGCACGTACTGTCGGGCGAGATCGACGACACCTGGCCGGTCCCGCTCCTCGACGACATGGCCGTACGCCTCGGGGCGCACCGCACGGTCGTGCGCGGCGCGGAGCACTCGCCCAACACCGACCGCCCCCGGGAGACGGCCGGGGCACTCGCCGCGTTCTGGGACCAGGTGGGCTAG
- a CDS encoding NYN domain-containing protein: protein MNDDFAAADDLASLGARIDRANELLQRVLAEVAKTPSTHAIFVDAGYLYAAAGRLVAGTEDRRAFELDAEGLIDALIDRARTIFADSRLLRVYWYDGARRRIHTAEQQSIAELPDVKVRLGNLNANNQQKGVDSLIRSDLESLARHRAINDATLIGGDEDLVSAVEAAQGYGARVHLWGIEAPEGRNQAEPLLWEVDSQRTFDLEFFKPYVVRRTGGPYDTSVVNRPAREDVRFVGAQIAAKWLAERGREPLADLLPGHPYLPGPVDQELLVESEGLLQYSLRGQADLRRALRDGFWEHLQGQY, encoded by the coding sequence ATGAATGACGACTTCGCGGCAGCCGACGACCTCGCCTCCCTCGGTGCACGCATCGACCGCGCGAACGAGCTGCTCCAGCGCGTGCTCGCCGAGGTGGCGAAGACGCCGTCGACCCATGCGATCTTCGTCGACGCCGGCTACCTCTACGCGGCCGCGGGCCGGCTCGTCGCCGGGACGGAGGACCGCCGGGCCTTCGAGCTGGACGCCGAGGGCCTCATCGACGCGCTCATCGACCGGGCGCGCACGATCTTCGCGGACAGCAGGCTGCTGCGCGTCTACTGGTACGACGGGGCGCGGCGCCGTATCCACACCGCGGAGCAGCAGTCCATCGCCGAACTGCCCGACGTCAAGGTCCGGCTGGGCAACCTCAACGCCAACAACCAGCAGAAGGGCGTCGACTCCCTGATCCGTTCCGACCTGGAGTCCCTGGCCCGGCACCGCGCCATCAACGACGCGACGCTCATCGGCGGCGACGAGGACCTGGTCTCGGCGGTCGAGGCGGCGCAGGGGTACGGGGCCCGGGTCCACCTCTGGGGCATCGAGGCGCCGGAGGGCCGCAACCAGGCGGAGCCGCTGCTCTGGGAGGTCGACAGCCAGCGCACCTTCGACCTGGAGTTCTTCAAGCCGTACGTCGTCCGGCGCACCGGCGGCCCGTACGACACGTCGGTGGTGAACAGGCCCGCCCGGGAGGACGTCCGCTTCGTGGGCGCGCAGATCGCCGCGAAGTGGCTGGCCGAGCGGGGGCGGGAGCCACTGGCCGACCTGCTGCCCGGCCACCCGTATCTGCCCGGTCCCGTCGACCAGGAACTGCTCGTGGAGTCCGAGGGACTGCTGCAGTACTCACTGCGGGGCCAGGCCGATCTGCGGCGCGCGCTGCGCGACGGCTTCTGGGAACATCTGCAGGGCCAGTACTAG
- a CDS encoding MFS transporter, with protein sequence MNSSTGGPAEGDTFDAGATSLLRQPKAVWATAGASVVAFMGIGLVDPILPSIAKGLDATAGQVSLLFTSYFLITALAMLVTGFVSSRIGGRRTLLLGLALVVVFAGLSGTSGSVGELVGFRAGWGLGNALFVSTALAVIVGAAAGGSAAAILLYESALGLGMACGPLLGALLGDASWRYPFFGTAFLMAIGFLCITAFLKEQPKPARRTGLLDPVRALGHGGLASVAASAFFYNYTFFTVLAFTPFVLDMTPYKSGGVFFAWGVLLAVFSVLVAPRMQARLGSLKVLGGSLVLLAADVLVLGYGSHTTAVVCTILSGAFIGVNNTVYTELALGVSDAPRPVASAGYNFVRWFAAAAAPFFAPRIEEWTDIHVPFVVAAVTAALGALVVLVRRTALTHEAERLEERHSTEDGVTVFAN encoded by the coding sequence ATGAACAGCAGTACGGGAGGCCCCGCCGAAGGGGACACCTTCGACGCGGGGGCCACGAGCCTCCTACGTCAGCCGAAGGCGGTCTGGGCGACCGCCGGGGCATCCGTCGTCGCCTTCATGGGCATCGGCCTCGTCGACCCGATCCTGCCGTCCATCGCCAAGGGCCTGGACGCCACCGCCGGTCAGGTCTCCCTCCTCTTCACCTCGTACTTCCTGATCACCGCCCTCGCGATGCTGGTCACCGGCTTCGTCTCCAGCCGGATCGGCGGCCGCCGCACCCTGCTCCTCGGCCTCGCGCTGGTCGTGGTCTTCGCCGGGCTGTCCGGCACCTCCGGCTCGGTCGGCGAACTGGTCGGCTTCCGGGCCGGCTGGGGACTCGGCAACGCCCTCTTCGTCTCCACCGCCCTCGCCGTCATCGTCGGCGCGGCGGCCGGCGGGAGCGCGGCGGCGATCCTGCTGTACGAGTCCGCCCTGGGCCTCGGCATGGCCTGCGGGCCCCTGCTGGGCGCGCTGCTCGGTGACGCCAGCTGGCGCTACCCGTTCTTCGGCACCGCGTTCCTGATGGCGATCGGGTTCCTGTGCATCACGGCGTTCCTGAAGGAGCAGCCGAAGCCCGCGCGCAGGACGGGCCTGCTCGACCCGGTCAGGGCACTGGGCCACGGCGGTCTCGCCTCGGTGGCGGCCTCGGCGTTCTTCTACAACTACACGTTCTTCACCGTGCTGGCCTTCACGCCGTTCGTGCTGGACATGACTCCGTACAAGAGCGGTGGGGTCTTCTTCGCCTGGGGTGTGCTGCTCGCGGTGTTCTCGGTGCTCGTGGCGCCGCGCATGCAGGCCCGCCTCGGTTCGCTGAAGGTGCTCGGCGGGTCCCTGGTGCTGCTCGCGGCCGACGTGCTCGTCCTCGGGTACGGCAGCCACACCACGGCCGTCGTCTGCACGATCCTCTCCGGCGCCTTCATCGGCGTGAACAACACCGTCTACACGGAGCTCGCCCTCGGCGTGTCGGACGCGCCGCGCCCGGTGGCGAGCGCGGGCTACAACTTCGTCCGCTGGTTCGCGGCGGCGGCGGCCCCGTTCTTCGCGCCGCGGATCGAGGAGTGGACCGACATCCACGTCCCGTTCGTGGTCGCGGCGGTCACGGCGGCGCTGGGCGCGCTCGTGGTCCTCGTCCGCCGCACCGCCCTCACGCACGAGGCGGAGCGGCTGGAGGAGCGGCACTCGACCGAGGACGGCGTCACCGTGTTCGCGAACTGA
- a CDS encoding PHP domain-containing protein, producing the protein MRIDLHCHSKASDGTDTPAELVRNAAAAGLDVVALTDHDTTRGYAEAVAAVPAGLTLVTGAELSCRLDGVGLHMLAYLFDPEEPELLRERELVRDDRVPRAQAMIGSLRELGVPITWEQVARIAAGGSVGRPHIATALVELGVVATVSDAFTAEWLADGGRAHIRKHESDPFEVIRLVKAAGGVTVFAHPAAAKRGRTVPESAIAELAAAGLDGIEVDHMDHDAATRARLRGLAGELGLLTTGSSDYHGSRKACELGEYTTDPEIYGEITRRATGAFPVPGAGGTTTA; encoded by the coding sequence GTGCGCATCGACCTGCACTGCCACTCCAAGGCCTCCGACGGTACGGACACCCCGGCCGAGCTGGTGCGCAACGCCGCCGCGGCGGGTCTCGACGTCGTCGCGCTGACCGACCACGACACCACCCGCGGGTACGCCGAGGCCGTCGCGGCCGTGCCCGCCGGGCTGACGCTCGTGACCGGCGCCGAACTGTCCTGCCGTCTCGACGGCGTCGGCCTGCACATGCTGGCGTACCTCTTCGATCCCGAGGAGCCGGAGCTGCTGCGCGAGCGGGAGCTCGTACGCGACGACCGGGTGCCGCGGGCCCAGGCGATGATCGGCAGTCTGCGCGAACTGGGTGTGCCCATCACCTGGGAGCAGGTGGCGCGGATCGCGGCCGGCGGGTCCGTGGGGCGGCCGCACATCGCGACCGCGCTGGTCGAACTGGGCGTGGTGGCGACCGTCTCGGACGCGTTCACGGCCGAGTGGCTCGCGGACGGCGGCCGGGCGCACATCCGGAAGCACGAGTCGGACCCGTTCGAGGTGATCCGGCTGGTCAAGGCCGCGGGCGGGGTGACCGTGTTTGCGCATCCCGCCGCCGCCAAGCGGGGCCGGACCGTGCCGGAGTCCGCGATCGCCGAACTCGCCGCGGCCGGGCTCGACGGCATCGAGGTCGACCACATGGACCACGACGCGGCGACCCGCGCCCGGCTGCGCGGCCTCGCCGGCGAGCTGGGTCTGCTGACGACCGGCTCCAGCGACTACCACGGCAGCCGCAAGGCGTGCGAACTCGGCGAGTACACGACGGACCCCGAGATCTACGGCGAGATCACCCGCCGGGCGACGGGCGCGTTCCCCGTCCCGGGCGCGGGCGGCACGACGACCGCGTAA
- a CDS encoding DUF6758 family protein, with protein MRGEPSCPKCGGRVRAPGLFADSWQCDVHGVVHPLQPVLPPSVEALDVVVHRARVPVWMPWPLPVGWLFTGAAFAGDDRSGGRATAVACSGPGPLGGMGELILVAEELGVGLGARYAGIDGPDPGPYLDVEKPAEAKVLAAGRPTPLWHVPGVPDDRAVFAGEARGLWLWAVVWPEQSGLLMYDDLVLTDLRDAGTDSDLLPCGALSPRILEP; from the coding sequence ATGAGGGGCGAACCCAGTTGCCCGAAGTGTGGTGGCCGGGTCAGGGCTCCCGGTCTTTTTGCCGACTCCTGGCAGTGCGACGTGCACGGCGTCGTGCATCCGCTGCAGCCCGTGCTCCCGCCCAGCGTCGAGGCTCTCGACGTGGTCGTGCACCGGGCCCGCGTACCGGTGTGGATGCCGTGGCCGCTGCCGGTCGGCTGGCTCTTCACGGGTGCGGCCTTCGCCGGTGACGACCGCAGCGGCGGTCGCGCCACGGCGGTGGCCTGCTCCGGGCCCGGACCGCTCGGCGGCATGGGCGAGCTGATCCTCGTCGCGGAGGAACTGGGCGTAGGCCTGGGCGCGCGGTACGCGGGCATCGACGGACCCGACCCGGGACCGTACCTGGACGTCGAGAAACCCGCCGAGGCGAAGGTGCTGGCCGCGGGCCGGCCGACTCCTCTGTGGCATGTCCCCGGAGTGCCCGACGACCGGGCCGTCTTCGCGGGCGAGGCGCGCGGGCTGTGGCTGTGGGCGGTCGTGTGGCCGGAGCAGTCGGGGCTGCTGATGTACGACGACCTGGTGCTGACCGATCTGCGGGACGCCGGTACGGACTCGGACCTGCTGCCGTGCGGGGCGCTGTCGCCGCGGATCCTGGAGCCGTAG
- a CDS encoding DEAD/DEAH box helicase, with protein MSPFPIQEMTLPVALAGNDVIGQAKTGTGKTLGFGLPLLERVTVPADVEAGRAQPEQLTDAPQALVVVPTRELCTQVTNDLLTAGKVRNVRVLAIYGGRAYEPQVEALKKGIDVVVGTPGRLLDLAGQKKLNLKHVRALVLDEADEMLDLGFLPDVEKIMNMLPVRRQTMLFSATMPGAVIGLARRYMSQPTHIRASEPDDVGATVANTKQHIYRAHNMDKPELVSRILQADGRGLAMVFCRTKRTAADLADQLQQRGFASGAVHGDLGQGAREQALRAFRNGKVDVLVCTDVAARGIDVEGVTHVINYQSPEDEKTYLHRIGRTGRAGAKGIAITLVDWDDIPRWQLINKALNLGFNDPPETYSTSPHLFEELKIPAGTKGVLPRAERTRAGLSAEVVEDLGETGGRGARGGRGGRPASPAPVADRERDRDRDRERSERTPRRRRRTRNGTALDAAEPQTTAQAPAESAGPAAAAEPRTPRRRRRTRTGGGFPEQAATAVAASEGTVVENAVVESTVVEGTVVEVIAPAPVPATEPVTDAEARPRRRRSRRPAEAAQPGTVVVEEAPAAEPTGTVGASEVAAAVEAAEAVVTKPRRRTRKTAAPAVDSVEGTPVAVPAVAEVPPVAETKPRRRTRKTAEAVVDAVADPVEAVEAKPRRTRRTAAEATTTDAAEAALDTAETAEAKPRRRTRKAAAPVETAEVSAVAEAGIPAQTTEEPEAKPRRRTRKAAETVPAAAVAPVEEAPVAEAAPRRRARKAAETAVDTAEGAPLEAPAAAVTKPRRTRKAAAAPAEGAQSAVDTAEGTETKPRRRTRKVTVAEADIPAQAGEAAADTAEAPAKPRRTRKTAAKAVTTEAGTDAGTDAAEAAPEAKPRRRTRKATAAEPAEG; from the coding sequence ATGAGTCCCTTCCCCATCCAGGAGATGACGCTCCCCGTCGCCCTCGCGGGCAACGACGTCATCGGCCAGGCCAAGACGGGCACCGGCAAGACGCTCGGCTTCGGCCTCCCGCTCCTCGAGCGCGTGACCGTCCCCGCGGACGTCGAGGCGGGCCGGGCCCAGCCCGAGCAGCTCACCGACGCCCCGCAGGCCCTCGTCGTCGTCCCGACGCGCGAGCTGTGCACGCAGGTCACCAACGACCTGCTGACGGCCGGCAAGGTCCGTAACGTCCGCGTTCTCGCCATCTACGGCGGCCGGGCGTACGAGCCGCAGGTCGAGGCCCTCAAGAAGGGCATCGACGTCGTCGTCGGCACCCCGGGCCGGCTGCTGGACCTCGCGGGCCAGAAGAAGCTGAACCTGAAGCATGTACGCGCCCTCGTCCTCGACGAGGCCGACGAGATGCTCGACCTGGGCTTCCTGCCCGACGTCGAGAAGATCATGAACATGCTGCCGGTCCGCCGTCAGACGATGCTGTTCTCGGCCACCATGCCGGGCGCGGTCATCGGTCTCGCGCGCCGCTACATGTCGCAGCCCACCCACATCCGCGCCTCCGAGCCGGACGACGTGGGCGCGACGGTCGCGAACACCAAGCAGCACATCTACCGCGCGCACAACATGGACAAGCCCGAGTTGGTCTCGCGGATACTGCAGGCCGACGGCCGCGGTCTCGCGATGGTCTTCTGCCGCACGAAGCGGACGGCGGCGGACCTCGCCGACCAGCTGCAGCAGCGCGGCTTCGCCTCCGGCGCGGTCCACGGCGACCTCGGCCAGGGCGCCCGCGAGCAGGCGCTGCGCGCGTTCCGCAACGGCAAGGTCGACGTGCTCGTCTGCACCGACGTGGCCGCGCGCGGCATCGACGTCGAGGGCGTCACGCACGTCATCAACTACCAGTCCCCCGAGGACGAGAAGACGTACCTGCACCGCATCGGCCGTACGGGCCGCGCGGGCGCCAAGGGCATCGCGATCACCCTCGTCGACTGGGACGACATCCCGCGCTGGCAGCTCATCAACAAGGCGCTGAACCTCGGCTTCAACGACCCGCCGGAGACGTACTCCACCTCCCCGCACCTCTTCGAGGAGCTGAAGATCCCGGCCGGCACCAAGGGTGTCCTGCCGCGTGCCGAGCGCACCCGCGCCGGTCTGTCCGCGGAGGTCGTCGAGGATCTCGGCGAGACCGGCGGGCGTGGCGCCCGCGGCGGCCGCGGTGGCCGTCCCGCGAGTCCGGCCCCGGTGGCCGACCGTGAGCGGGACCGGGACCGGGACCGTGAGCGTTCGGAGCGCACGCCGCGCCGCCGTCGTCGTACGCGCAACGGCACCGCTCTCGACGCCGCCGAGCCGCAGACCACGGCGCAGGCCCCGGCCGAGAGCGCCGGACCGGCCGCGGCCGCCGAGCCGCGCACCCCGCGCCGGCGCCGCCGTACGCGTACCGGGGGCGGCTTCCCCGAGCAGGCCGCGACCGCGGTCGCCGCGTCCGAGGGCACCGTCGTCGAGAACGCCGTCGTCGAGAGCACGGTCGTCGAGGGCACGGTCGTCGAGGTCATCGCGCCCGCACCCGTACCGGCCACCGAGCCGGTGACGGACGCGGAGGCCAGGCCACGCCGCCGGCGCTCGCGCCGTCCGGCGGAGGCCGCGCAGCCCGGCACGGTCGTCGTCGAGGAGGCCCCCGCGGCCGAGCCGACCGGGACCGTCGGGGCGAGCGAGGTGGCCGCCGCCGTCGAGGCCGCGGAAGCCGTCGTGACCAAGCCGCGCCGCCGCACCCGTAAGACCGCCGCGCCCGCGGTGGACAGCGTCGAGGGCACGCCCGTCGCGGTGCCCGCGGTCGCGGAGGTCCCGCCGGTCGCGGAGACCAAGCCGCGCCGCCGGACCCGTAAGACCGCCGAAGCCGTGGTGGACGCCGTGGCGGACCCGGTCGAGGCCGTCGAGGCCAAGCCCCGCCGCACCCGCAGGACCGCGGCCGAGGCCACGACCACGGACGCCGCCGAGGCGGCCCTGGACACCGCCGAGACCGCTGAGGCCAAGCCGCGCCGGCGGACCCGCAAGGCCGCCGCGCCCGTCGAGACAGCCGAGGTCAGCGCTGTCGCCGAGGCCGGTATCCCGGCGCAGACGACCGAGGAGCCCGAGGCCAAGCCGCGCCGTCGCACCCGTAAGGCGGCCGAGACGGTTCCCGCCGCCGCGGTCGCCCCGGTGGAGGAGGCGCCCGTCGCGGAGGCCGCGCCGCGCCGGCGGGCCCGCAAGGCCGCCGAGACCGCGGTGGACACCGCCGAGGGCGCGCCGCTCGAGGCACCCGCGGCCGCCGTCACCAAGCCGCGCCGCACCCGCAAGGCCGCCGCCGCGCCGGCCGAGGGCGCGCAGAGCGCGGTGGACACGGCCGAGGGGACGGAGACGAAGCCCCGTCGCCGCACCCGCAAGGTCACGGTCGCCGAGGCCGACATCCCGGCCCAGGCCGGCGAGGCGGCGGCGGACACCGCCGAGGCTCCGGCCAAGCCGCGCCGCACGCGCAAGACGGCCGCCAAGGCCGTGACCACGGAAGCGGGTACGGACGCGGGTACGGACGCGGCCGAGGCCGCGCCGGAGGCCAAGCCGCGCCGCCGCACGCGCAAGGCCACGGCAGCCGAGCCCGCGGAAGGCTGA